The sequence GCCCATTTGACTGGTTCACCTTCTCCCATATTGGTTAAGGTGGCCCTGATCTTTCTCTCATCAGTGAAGGTACCAGGATACTCTTTGAAATACATTTCCATCTTCATGATGAATGTTTCAGCTTCAGTACCTCTTTTTCCATTGAAGGCATTTGGCTGTTTAAGTCTGGCTTCTTTTGGAATGGAAGTTCTTCTGGCTGGAGAGGACTGTCTTTGTCTAGAGAGATGAAGACTATCaccatcttcttcctcactGTTGCTTTCAGTCTCAGTTCCTTCTGGCTCTGGTTCTTTAGGTAGTCCTATCTTCCTGTCTACCTCCAAAATTGCTTCCAAAAGTCTTTCCTCCATGGTAGCTATCCTAGATTGTACATCCTGAAAGAGTTGAGGCAATGCATCCACCTTGTCTTGTAGATCCTCTACTTGATTTGCCAGGTGGTTATGGGCTGTTTGAGCTGCTCTTTGCTCCTCAGAGACTTCACCTAATTTCCTTCTTATATAGTTGGTCTGCAGGTTGAGGTCTGCTACATCTCTGCCTACTTGTCTCAGGGCAGCTGCACTTTCAGAGCTATTAGCATGTATGTATTTGATAGGGCCCATCTTCAAGGCAATGTCATCTTTGATATCATTGATGGCACTGCTGATGGCTGCTTCTACCCTGATTTGAGGCATCACCTGATGGCTCTTGGCCTCATAGTCAGCTATAGCAGCCCTGGATAAAGGTAACCCCTGCATAGGTATCTGGGGTTGTGGTTGGTGTGCAATTAATGCTGCTGGCTGGTGACCCAGTGTTGGTTCCCCCAGCCTTTGGTCAAGCTCTACAGGGCTTGTTCTCCTACTAGATGTAATGGATGCAGGAATGCTCTGTAGGGCTGTTTCCTGATACCCCATATTGGAAGTGCTTCTTGTTCTGGCTTGTCTTATGGTGGTACCAGTAAGGTTGTGTCTCCTAAGAGTGGTATCCCCTTCCTGGGCAGTAATGTCTTCTATAGTGACAGAAGATCTGTTGGAAGGCTGGTTATGAGTGACTGGTAGTGTAGGAGGTGTATCCTGCACTACTATGGGTTCTAAGGTAGAAGTGTCAGTAATCATAATGCTAGGGTTTTCTACTGTACTATCATCCTCAATCACAGTAGTTTCATCCTCAGAGCCAGGCATTGATCCTGGCATGACAGATGGTCCCCTTGCTGTATAGGTAGGAGAAGAGGCTCTAGAGGTTCCTACAGATGAGGTTCCTGAGATTCCCCTCCTTCTTGCTGGTCCTTCATCAAAGGTTgatgtcgtagacacactcgataccacggaatttattccgattttctcaaatttaaacgaaCTCAAACGGACGatattttcgatcacgtgacatcggcgcttatatcatacgctaagcgccgagccacgtccctaTCCgcacttacctcagcacacgtagccacctccacctgatgacatcaccatgacacgtcagtgacacgtatgcatgagtaaggccaactgcggagcggggttcttattggttatggtattgcatattatgtattgGTAAATAGactacctctgtaatatataaggaggccaaccgaccatggtaacacccaggtcgattacctcttgtcgcatcccctaACTGTACGAGGACtttaggtccagtaactcACTTAGACTACTCAGTTccacgtcgccttaagcggcttctgcactgtacttaggtagctcatcattgcccttacaggcttcgtcaccgtagtatagttggtcgtcgtcgtaggtagcttgcttgttgccttaagcaacacTTACTAGTtacacccggccgcaagcgccaaccgcctcgacgtccttacagacgtctaggacactaggtaatcgaccttacgttggttgcaaaccgttttGTACACCCACCACTAAGAACCAACCACCGAGAAGAGTaccagtactagcacgaccgaaatcacgtgatcagggccaccttgcgggaaagaataatcaaaattcccccacccccacgtagtaggaaattgctataaggctgaatACTCCTATCGCCCGCTTACCCCGGTTGCtgcaccctctacctgcGACCTTAGACAGtcaatccacccgcttgcagaacacctactccacatcacgcctgctcacggctgttgattggttgaaaggactgtccaacgctaggtcggctgagacaaaggtttagcgttcgaGTAGTAAagcactcataagtcctgacataggcacccttggctgtACAGCCCCCACCATTCCCcactcgcccaccattacctcgcgCACTCCCACCCGCTCATCGTCTCGGGCatcttcccacgctggccgatCCTATCCGCCCACACattccatggcaacccgttcccggccgCCCTCTCGTGCCCGCTCCccaatcaatcaaggagagctgggaccccaCCTTCCGGCAACCCCCTATGACGAACtcggggaagtctcccttgaGCGAATCACAAGGCTCCTCctcggcctccttggccaggTTGAGAACCTTGAACGGAAGGTTGAAGAAGTCCGAGAAGCAGGAGTCAAGGCCCGAACCAACCTCGAAAACATCTCCCAGGCggtcgatgttgtcaaggatgggcttaaaagcctccagctccacgGGCCCCGCACCCCCAAAGACACCAAACCCCCGgtcgtggaagcaacgccacgccccttaCCCAAAGCCGACCCTATTGGATCGACTAGTCGGGTGTCCTTCTGGGCTGAACCATCCAAGGCCCCCATTGTCTTTGCCCAGCCCACACCGGTCCGAGCACCACCCCCGCGagtcccttctccccctatctctccgcgtctccaatcccccatTGGAGCatctgcccctccacctccggctccagtcgccgcctatcccgctccggtcaaggttgaccaccccgacgcctacacaggcaaaatagggagcaaagcaaagcaatggctgacccggatgttggcctggacccgccttAACTCGCGGATGTTCCCCTCCGATCAAGAGGTCCTATCattcctcttgatgaacatgaaggacaccGCCGGGGCttgggcccaccctcacctcgaccagcttggatcacatTGGGCTATCATTCAAACGGTCGAAGGTTTCAAGTTggaattcctggcagcattcggcgaccctgatgccacaagggccgccgagcaGAAAATTACAACactcacccagtccggcacctGCGCGGACTACATTActaagttcagaacccttgctatggaactggactggaacgacgcggcccttagaggccagttcgcccgtggcctccattgggaggtcagccgccaaatcgCAACCCGCGAACACCGCCCCTGTACTCTCctcgagctgcaaaatgcagcactcgTCATTGACAATGCTCTCTGGGAAGAGCAAGCTAGCCATCCGCCAAaggataataagtctagccgaccatccaaccccgcaagggggacgagtaccggccaatcaagttccggttcaaagaaactATCCGACGACCCCAACTTCGTGTCGGAAGAGGAACGCAATCGCCGCTGTgccgcaggcgcctgcatcaagtgcggcaagaTGGGCCATAAAttcgcggaatgccgcacgggctggaaggccacccctattgaggaaaaGGGGAAGGCGAAGGAatccgccaaaattggcaaagactctgagtCCCAagcgggaaaagagtaagggtacctgctgccgcgcgcaaggaccccaaggactctggttttgCTTTGGAattatgtaatatatcatcCTCTCATAGAAATCAACCCCTTTTCactattccaatcaaaccagacAAAGCGgaacacttagaagtcctgattgactcaggcgccacatcctcTTTCATGAACCCTCgcaccgcggaatcactccgcctcccactcattgaccttCCCACCCCAcgtaccgttactatgctcgatgggtcgagcccccaggctggcaagatctggaagaaggctaatcTTACCTTCacccttgatggcaaacgaatgactgagaccttcctaatctgcaaCACAGGGTCCCACACCGCCATCCTAGGGTTAAAGTGGTTAGATGCCCACAACccggagattgattggaatcagcgaaccctctccttccctcacGCGCCACCAGAACAAGTTGCCAttgccgaggaagaagaagctgacaaaacccctcttgaaggagtaccctccaagtaccatcaatacgccaaggtatttggagaggaagaattcaacaagcttccccctcacCGGCACTATGACATTG comes from Rhizoctonia solani chromosome 4, complete sequence and encodes:
- a CDS encoding Retrotransposon-derived protein PEG10 produces the protein MPGSMPGSEDETTVIEDDKPIVVQDTPPTLPVTHNQPSNRSSVTIEDITAQEGDTTLRRHNLTGTTIRQARTRSTSNMGYQETALQSIPASITSSRRTSPVELDQRLGEPTLGHQPAALIAHQPQPQIPMQGLPLSRAAIADYEAKSHQVMPQIRVEAAISSAINDIKDDIALKMGPIKYIHANSSESAAALRQVGRDVADLNLQTNYIRRKLGEVSEEQRAAQTAHNHLANQVEDLQDKVDALPQLFQDVQSRIATMEERLLEAILEVDRKIGLPKEPEPEGTETESNSEEEDGDSLHLSRQRQSSPARRTSIPKEARLKQPNAFNGKRGTEAETFIMKMEMYFKEYPGTFTDERKIRATLTNMGEGEPVKWASPLMQKHLSDEPHEYLTSWNAFKAAFLLNFSDPSKRDRAIREINSLKQTGSAQIYASQFRILKEDLDWDEKALIDTFKKGLKINLQSELICMKITTPEIDNYSLEQIIEVAIRTDDILQQAASIKDTTTPPSILKKGKTNNYRPTERFPAETFLRRSQAG